GAGGTGGAGATTGACCCAACGCTTGTAGCTGATGTATGGCTTATTGGAAGAGTTCTTGCTCCACATACTGTCAGTCGCGTGGGGTTCATCAGGTGCATGGAGAAGCTTTGGGAATCAAGGAGCTGCGAAGAAGTTCGCAATGTGGGGGGGAATCTGTTTGCTTTCAGGTTCATCTCAACCAGCGCCAGGGACCTTGTCCTCCGATCGGGTCCTTGGTTTTTCGCTGGCTTCATGATCGCCCTGAACGTGTTCAATACCAGCGTGGATCCGAACACAATTCCGCTGAACCGCGTGCCGTTCTGGGTTCAAGCTCTTGGACTGCCGTACACGTACAGATCTGAAAAACTCGCCAGAATTTTGGGTGGTGCGTTCGACGGTTTCCTGCGATGGGACAAATTCTTTGGGCTTGGCCTACGCTTCAGAGTGTGGGTCAATGTCGAGACACCACTGAGGAAGGGAAAGAAAATAGCAGCGGTGGGTAGAGAGCTGTTTGCTGTCCGTTTCAAGTATGAAAAACTAGTGAATTTTTGCTATCGGTGTGGCCGGTTAGATCATATTGAAAAGCACTGTGAGATGGAGGCGCTGCTAGTTCCAGAGTTCGGACCATGGATGAGGGCTGAAGGGGATTTTGGTGGAGGAGGCCGCCGGAATCAGAACTGGAACCGAGAGGAAGAGAAAGACTTTGAGATTGAGGAAGAGCATGCacaagaggaggaagatgaggTAAGGGAACTAGAGGAGAAAAATGAAACCGAGGAGCAGGACCAGAAACTAAACTCGAAGAATGATGAAATTATGCAAGGGGATAATACTCAAATTCCATCTCCTACCAAAGCCACGTTGTCTAATGTAGAATTAGTGGAAGATAGTAGCCAAGGTGGAGGAAAAAGTGCACAACAAGAGGTGAAGGGAAAGGATAGGATGGGGAAAGAGCCACTGCCATTTAATTTTGATAGCAAAAAAGTATACAATTCTGGGGGAAAACGTGCGCTTTGGAAGGGAAATAATACAGGTATACAAATCCGTGACAAACAAGAGCCGGGAAATAATTCCAGGAAGAGAGCTACGGCTTCTTCTCTGGCTGGACACTTGCCTACAAGTGTGTCACCACCTTTTAAAAAATCTAATACTGATTCTGGATTGGGGATGGCGGCGACTGCGGAGCAGtc
This portion of the Lotus japonicus ecotype B-129 chromosome 3, LjGifu_v1.2 genome encodes:
- the LOC130743852 gene encoding uncharacterized protein LOC130743852, which translates into the protein MALNDDPSVFAGDEDEVLHIGEVEIDPTLVADVWLIGRVLAPHTVSRVGFIRCMEKLWESRSCEEVRNVGGNLFAFRFISTSARDLVLRSGPWFFAGFMIALNVFNTSVDPNTIPLNRVPFWVQALGLPYTYRSEKLARILGGAFDGFLRWDKFFGLGLRFRVWVNVETPLRKGKKIAAVGRELFAVRFKYEKLVNFCYRCGRLDHIEKHCEMEALLVPEFGPWMRAEGDFGGGGRRNQNWNREEEKDFEIEEEHAQEEEDEVRELEEKNETEEQDQKLNSKNDEIMQGDNTQIPSPTKATLSNVELVEDSSQGGGKSAQQEVKGKDRMGKEPLPFNFDSKKVYNSGGKRALWKGNNTGIQIRDKQEPGNNSRKRATASSLAGHLPTSVSPPFKKSNTDSGLGMAATAEQSRPPQ